From Micropterus dolomieu isolate WLL.071019.BEF.003 ecotype Adirondacks linkage group LG21, ASM2129224v1, whole genome shotgun sequence:
ATTTAATTACTACAGGAAGGCCATGGTTAGCTTTTGAAAACATGCCGAACTGTGTTGCACTGTGTAAATAATATTGCTCGTTATATACACAGGTACGATAAACAAGAAGCATCTGCAGATTTTCAACCTCACGTCCCTCACCAAGTCAGAAGACGTTCTGTCAGCCACTCTTCATTATTACATTAGAGACCTTCAGAACAGCACCCAGGGCTGCTCCAGGTCCAAAAGCTGTGGCCGCCATGGTCCTCGGAGGCACAGCCACATCCACATGGTCATCTGGAGTTTTGCCTCCGTGGATAACAAGATGAGAACTCTAGGACACTTTCGGATCAATGTGTCCACCCTCTACAGGGACTTCATATCTTGGCAGTGGAAGGACATAACTCGTGTGGTCAACCAGGCCAAAAACCACGACGAGCTGCTCATTGGGATCGATGTGGCTTCACAAGGGCCCCAGTCGTGGAAGAAGCTCCTGTCGGACCGTTCACCCTACATCCTGGTCTACGCCAATGACTCTGCCATTTCGGAACCTGAAAGTGTGGTAGCCACCCTCCAGAGACACCACCCGGTGGGAGGGGAGGGGTCCATTTCACACAGCTTCCATAAACTGAGACTGCTAGAGCGAAACGACACTGAACAAGAACAGTCGGAGCCCAGACACAAGCGCTCTGTAAATGTTCTGCTCCCGTTGCAAAACAATGAACTTCCCGGGCCCGAGTATCCGTACGAGACGACCGGCTGGGATGAGACGAGCCCATACGAACCTTTTGAAAACAAGCAGGCCCGCCGGCCACGTAAAAAGACACGCAAGAATCAGCGGCACAAGATGCCCCTGCTGCAGTTCGACGAGCAGACGATCAAAAAGGCGCGAAAGAAACAGTGGAACGAGCCTAGGAACTGTGCTAGGAGATACCTGAAAGTAGACTTTGCTGACATTGGATGGAGTGAATGGATTATATCACCAAAGTCGTTTGATGCCTACTATTGCTCAGGGTCCTGCCAGTTCCCCATGCCAAAGGTGAGACTCAGAGTCTTGTAGTGCACTTctgcagtggttcccaacctgagTCAGTAACGGGAAAGCAGACATAACATTAATGCTACACAAAGTTATATTTATTTCTCCAGATATTCCACAAATATAGGCTTTTTTTCCCGAGGgaattactttattattttactctACCTCAAAACTTTATTCAGATAAACAGGAGaaaattta
This genomic window contains:
- the bmp3 gene encoding bone morphogenetic protein 3; translation: MALYSRFVVLLYGWSYLYVGYCVMLKTDDFPERRKVDFTHSVDKKHPAKDDQDVRLQDTMTEHMQMLYAKYNRAGFPFKDGNTVRSFKAHWGTINKKHLQIFNLTSLTKSEDVLSATLHYYIRDLQNSTQGCSRSKSCGRHGPRRHSHIHMVIWSFASVDNKMRTLGHFRINVSTLYRDFISWQWKDITRVVNQAKNHDELLIGIDVASQGPQSWKKLLSDRSPYILVYANDSAISEPESVVATLQRHHPVGGEGSISHSFHKLRLLERNDTEQEQSEPRHKRSVNVLLPLQNNELPGPEYPYETTGWDETSPYEPFENKQARRPRKKTRKNQRHKMPLLQFDEQTIKKARKKQWNEPRNCARRYLKVDFADIGWSEWIISPKSFDAYYCSGSCQFPMPKALKPSNHATIQSIVRAVGVVPGIPEPCCVPEKMSSLSILFFDEDKNVVLKVYPNMTVDSCACR